The Trichosurus vulpecula isolate mTriVul1 chromosome 4, mTriVul1.pri, whole genome shotgun sequence genome contains a region encoding:
- the LOC118846647 gene encoding C-reactive protein-like yields the protein MNMEKLPLCFLFIMSLSNAFEETDLSGKAFVFPKQSQDSYVTLIPHLEKPLKAFTVCLKVYTDLTRSYSLFSVASQTLDNEILLFHEGNCKLSLSVGNVGVVFQVPVAIPAPRHFCATWESESGVAELWVDGKPMVRKALKQGYTVEKQSKIILGQEQDSFGGGFDEKQSLVGDIGDVFMWDFVLSPGDINTVYLGGNFSPNILDWSGLNFEKKGYVVIKPQLWA from the exons ATGAACATGGAGAAGCTGCCCCTGTGCTTTCTGTTCATCATGAGTCTCTCAAATGCTTTTGAAGAGACAG accTTAGTGGGAAAGCCTTCGTGTTCCCAAAACAATCTCAGGATTCCTATGTGACCCTAATACCACACCTGGAGAAACCCCTGAAGGCTTTCACAGTGTGCCTAAAAGTCTACACTGACCTGACCAGGAGCTACAGCCTTTTCTCTGTTGCTTCTCAGACACTGGATAATGAGATCCTCCTCTTTCATGAAGGGAACTGCAAGTTAAGCTTGTCTGTGGGCAATGTTGGGGTAGTGTTCCAGGTTCCTGTGGCTATTCCTGCTCCAAGACACTTCTGTGCCACCTGGGAGTCGGAGTCAGGCGTTGCTGAACTCTGGGTAGATGGAAAGCCCATGGTGAGGAAGGCCTTAAAGCAGGGGTATACTGTGGAGAAACAATCAAAGATTATCCTTGGGCAAGAACAGGATTCTTTTGGAGGAGGGTTTGATGAGAAGCAATCCCTGGTGGGAGACATCGGAGATGTGTTCATGTGGGACTTTGTGTTGTCACCAGGAGATATTAATACTGTGTACCTTGGTGGGAACTTTAGTCCTAATATCCTAGACTGGAGTGGGCTGAACTTTGAGAAAAAGGGCTATGTGGTCATTAAGCCTCAGCTGTGGGCATGA
- the DUSP23 gene encoding dual specificity protein phosphatase 23: MGSKPPNFSWVLPGRLAGLALPRLPAHYQFLWAQGVRHLVSLTERGPPHIDTCPGLKVHRLRIPDFCPPAPEQIDRFVSLVDEANARGEAVGVHCFLGYGRTGTMLACYLVKEKGLAGGEAVAEIRRLRPGSIETYEQEKAVFQFYQRTK, encoded by the exons ATGGGCTCTAAGCCCCCCAACTTCTCGTGGGTGCTCCCGGGCCGCCTGGCGGGGCTAGCGCTGCCCCGGCTCCCCGCCCACTACCAGTTCCTGTGGGCTCAGGGAGTGCGGCACCTGGTGTCCCTGACGGAGCGCGGGCCTCCCCACATTGACACCTGCCCGGGCCTCAAGGTGCACCGGCTCCGCATCCCCGACTTCTGCCCGCCGGCGCCTGAGCAGATCGACCGCTTTGTAAGCCTCGTGGACGAGGCTAACGCGCGGGGAGAG GCTGTGGGGGTGCATTGTTTCCTGGGCTATGGGCGTACAGGTACCATGCTGGCCTGCTATCTGGTAAAGGAGAAAGGCCTGGCAGGGGGAGAAGCTGTGGCCGAGATTCGGCGACTGCGACCAGGTTCCATCGAGACCTATGAGCAAGAGAAAGCGGTTTTCCAGTTCTACCAACGAACCAAGTAG